The Branchiostoma lanceolatum isolate klBraLanc5 chromosome 3, klBraLanc5.hap2, whole genome shotgun sequence DNA segment aatcatataagtgatgaacagatatgttattacagtctgataccacagcaaaagttaagatttttttcatagtccatccaaaatagcaactttcacacaaatagtatgttgcaaaattattcaaccccctatgaggggttgtctttagtacttagtgcagcacccctatttatctaaaagctgaattcacttgatgtagacgtgaacgatagcttgtcacaagcttctggcagtgctctttgggaatttcagcttatttctcgtaggtaatggtctccagctcagcaattttCCGAGGTTTACGTACCGCAACTGCTGTCTTCAGATCCAACCAAAAATTCTCAACTGggtttaagtctggagactgttatgggtactcaagaaccttccaggttctttttctgaccaaacatatgtggatgtctatgtgtgcttggggttattgtcttgctggaatgtccaatggcgccccagcttcaactttctaacggaattggtaactttcctggccagaatatcctagtactggttttatttcatgatgccttcaacacggtggatattcccagtgccattagaagcaaaacacCCCCAAAGAATCTCAGACCCATCACCATGCTTCACGGTAGGCAGGGTGTACCTCTCTGCGTATGCGTAGTCTTTCCTGTGCCAAACATACCTCTGACACGAAGGACCAAAGAggacaagtttttttgtttcgtcagtcCATATAACAGTGTCCAAAAACTACTGTGGCATTAGTAGGTTGTTTTGAGCATACTGGAGGCAACTTTTCCTGGGGCATGGCTTCAGCAATGGTGTGGGTCTTGGGGTTCTGGCCTTGAGCCCTTCAGAATGAGGTGTGCAGCGCACTGTttccactgaaacaacagtttctccttcagccaaattgtttttcaggacttttacagtaatcatatggttcttgtccacctgtcttctaagaaatatcactGTGGCTGCTGAAATTTTGGCAAAGAATGTCGCCAGGTCCGTTAaggagttgaagctggggcgtcattggacattccagcaagacaataaccccaagcacacatcgacatccacatgtttggtcagaaaaagaacctggaaggttcttgagtacccataacagtctccagacttaaaaTCGGTTCGGAATTTTAGGTTGGATCTATTGAAAGCTGTTGCCGTACGTAAACCTCAGAAAATTGCTAGCCGGAGACCATTGCCCACGAGAAATGGgccgaaattcccaaagagcactgccaaaagcttgtgacaagctatcgttcacgtctacatcaggtgaattcagcttttagataaataggggtgctgcactaagtactaaagacaacccctcatagggggttgaataattttgcaacatactatttgtgtgaaagttgctattttggatggactatgaaaaaaatcttaacttttgctgtggtatcagactgtaataacatatctgttcatcacttatatgatttagtaatatcatgcagttgtaaagttcctcaatttgccaaaatgtccaaaaagcaaggggggttgaataattttgcatgtagctgtaGCAAACAGGCACCACACACCACAGATGTAGCAAACAGGCAGCACAGGTGATTTGGTGACTTGTTGTTTTACAGGTGATTTGGTGACTTGTTGTTTTGCTGTTTCAGGAGGTCCAGACCAAGATCGAGAAGATCTGTGAGATGGCGGCGGTCATGGCCAAGGCGGTTGCCGTGGATGACGAGTATGTTGCTAAGGAGCAGGAGAGAGTGGCTCAGCTGGAGGTGGGAAATTTACAATCTATTTACAACAAAACCACCAAAGCTGCTAAAGTAACTGTATGTAAAACACTCATCTAAGTTTCCAACTGTCTTCATGACATCAGGCAGGCAGCTCCCATCATGCCTTGTGCTGCTCCCATCATGCCTTGTGCTGCTCCCATCATGCCTTGTGTTTCTCTTGCAGGTGGAGAACAGGGGTCTGAGGGAACTTCTGGAGATCAGCACAAAGCTCAAGGTCACACAATCGGGGGAAGGTCGCAGGGAGGAGAAGCCCCCTCCACCGTACGTCCCCAGGCAGATGTCACTTGTTGGAGACAAGGTGCTGACCGCACCTGCTATACCTGACAGCACAGGCCAACCACTGAGGCCAATAGCACCTGCTGTACCTGACAGGACAGCCCAACCACTGGGGCAGACAGCACCTGCTGTACCTGACAGCACAGCTCAACCACAGGGGCAGACAGCACCTGCTGTACCTGACAGGACAGTCCAACCACTGGGGCAGACAGCACCTGCTGTACCTGACAGCACAGCCCAACCACTGGGGCAGACAGCACCTGCTGTACCTGACAGCACAGCCCAACAACTGGGGCAGACAGCACCTGCTGTACCTGACAGCACAGCCCAGCCACAGGGGCAGACAGCACCTGCTGTACCTGACAGGACAGCCCAACCACTGGGGCAGACAGCACCTGCTGTACCTGACAGCACAGCCCAACAACTGGGGCAGACAGCACCTGCTGTACCTGACAGCACAGCCCAATCACAGGGGCAGACATCACCTGCTGTACCTGACAGGACAGCCCAACCACTGGGGCAGACAGCACCTGCTGTACCTGACAGCACAGCCCAACCACTGGGGCAGACAGCACCTGCTGTACCTGACAGGACAGCCCAACCACTGGGGCAGACAGCACCTGCTGTACCTGACAGCACAGCCCAGCCACAGGGGCAGACAGCACCTGCTGTACCTGACAGCACAGCCCAACCACTGGGGCAGACAGCACCTGCTGTACCTGACAGGACAGCCCAACCACTGGGGCAGACAGCACCTGCTTTACCTGACAGGACAGCCCAATCACTGGGGCCACAACACTGTGAGGGGCCACCTTGCACAGGGGGGCCAGCTGGGCCAGAGCGGCCACCGGGCAGGGATGGGCCACTGGACACATCAGAACCAAGTCAGGTGGTGGAGGTAACATGTGATGAGCCCAGAAGCGAGAGGGCGGCTGGTTCACAGGAAGGGTCTGGCGTTAAGGAGCAGACGAGTCCACCTGTAGTTGACACCCAGGAACTGGGGAAACATGAGGGGCAAACAGGTGCAGAAGAAACACGACATGCTTCAAGACTTCAGGTGCAGGAAACTGTTGCAGAAGGAGGACAAGACACGGCACTTCCTCAGGTGCAAGAAAGAGGTGCAGAAGTAGGGCAAGACACGGCACTTCCTCAGGTGCAAGAAAGAGGTGCAGAAACAAGCCATAAACCTGCACATATCAGGGTGCCACTGGAGGCAGAACTGACTTGGCTGTCAGAGGACGAGAGTGAGACCGACATTTTAGAAAGTGAGACTGACACTGTAGAAAGTGAACCTGATGTAGAAAGTGAACCTGGTGTAGAAAGTGAACCTGGTGTAGAAAGTGAACCTGGTGTAGAAAGTGAACCTGatgtagaaagtgaaagtggcATTGTAGAAAACAAAAGTGATGTTGTAGAGAGTGATTCCAAATGTACAGAGTCAGAACTGCAGGTGTCAGAGAGAAACACGTGACTGAGATAGACACGTTATATCTCAGCTTTTCTGGGGAAGGCGGGAAAGTTTTGTGCTAAACTCCATAACTCAGGTGAAGGGAAAGGTTGTAAATTTTTGTGTTTAACTCCGTGTCTGGAGAAGGGAAAGGTGGGAAAGTTAAAGTTTGTGTTAAACTGGGTGTCTGGGGATGGGAAAATCAGTATAGTGTTGAATGTGTTTTAACTCCATGTAGAATAGAATGATTAGATGAAATTGGTTATTCTATAGCCAACACAAGGGCATGTGAATCCTGGTGAAGTAAACATTCTTACATACAGTGTACAGGCacactgtatatatacagtgtGTACAGgcatactgtatatatacagtgtGTACAGGCacactgtatatatacagtatgtatAGGCACACTGTATATATACACTGTATTATAGTCTGTACAGGCACACTGCATACTTGTATATAGTTGTATATACCTGCCTGTTCTTTAGTTCCACCATTGACCCAGCAatggtattacatgtacagataagCTTACATTTATCACATGGTATGTTGCCATTGGTCAGGCAACTAGTTATACTGCAAGGCTATTGGTAAGATTAAGACAGTTGTTAACAGCAGGGCTTTTGGTAAGGCTAAGGCAGAGCCACTGACTGAGTAAACCAAAGCTACGCAAATTCCATTTAGCATGTATCGAATTCCaaaagattttgtaaatgttaaaTAAAGACTGAAATAAATCGTTGAGTGCAGTGTGTTTCTGTGTCGAATAAAGACAGAGATAAAAAGTTGACTTCGGTGTGTCTCTGTGGAACATTTCACTGCAACTCCTATGTGACCTCTCACCTTTGGAAGCCTGTCCCAGAATGCAGTGTTGGCCTTGCAGGAACAAACCACTTGATTTCCTCCTGCGCGGCCAACATGTGTCGGACAACATGGAGCCAACATGTGTCGGACAACATGGAGCCAACATGTGTCGGACAACATGGAGCCAACATGGGAGCCCCTGCGTCTAAGTAAGCTGCATCAGATCAGTACTTATTATCTGCCTTTTTAATCTTCAAAACATCTGGGTAGCCCCTTCAACAATGGGTTGGCAGAAATACCTGTCCAGTCCGGCAGGGGGAAAAACCTGTCCAGTCTGAACAGAGGGTGGGCATGGGGGATCCAGCAGGGTCAGTAAAGTTCAGGCAATCTGTAATACTTGGAGGGTTTGGGGAGGACTCTCACCTGGCTGAAAGCAGAAGTGCAAAATTCACAATAAAGCTTAGGGAGGAATTGACAGAAGCGAAATGCCAACTTGCACTGCTCAGGGTGAGGGAATTACCATAGTGCGCTGTGCCAATTTGTCCAAACAAAGATGTAAATTTGAGTGCAGGGATAAGTCTAGTGCTatcgaagggtggttataccggctgtacaggtacagatatacagaagctggtgtgttacgccgaagggtggttataccggctgtacaggtacagatatacagaagctggcgtgttaccccgaagggtggttataccgcctgtacaggtacagatatacagaagctggtgtgttacgccgaagggtggttataccggctgtacaggtacagatatacagaagctggtgtgttaccccgaagggtggttataccgcctgtacaggtacagatatacagaagctggtgtgttacgccgaagggtggttataccggctgtacaggtacagatatacagaagctggcgtgttacgctgaagggcagttataccagcagtagctaaacagatacagaagctggcttGTTGccctgaagggcggttatacatgCACAGCCAATAGAGATGCCAATAAAATGCCAAGTTTAGCCTGCGATGAACAATGTTACGCAGCAAAGAGTCAAAACCAAACATTTGGTGATAGGCCAGAAAATCGGCAGCTACGTCAGAACAAGGTTATATATAACGttgacctccttggtcagaaTGGGGACAGAATCAAGCTTAAGTTTAAAGACAGCAAATTTGTAACATACTGCAGGGGAAGCCGGGGAGTGGCTCAAAATGGCGGTAAAAGTGAACAAGCTAAGTGTTGCAGAGTTGGCAATCGCTAGGGTTCAGGTATTCCTAGTAGGAAGCCCATATGACAGGTAAAACGGGTTCACAAAATTGCTTTTCTGAGGAATTTGCATCAGTTGAGCGTTGTCAATCCTCCTGAATTTACTGCGGAATGTTGCCAACCACTAACTTAATAAGCATTGCcaggaacccccatgcagatcctcttTTCAGACTGGACAGGTTTTTCCTCTGCCCAAACTGGAGAGCAACCTCTTCATCAACAATAGACCTTGCAGATTATTGAACAGAGTAAACTCGAcagtagcctgaattcaatcaagcctcctgtgaccgctcgccgtcctgtaataggctccgcggggaggggagagaatgcctcggacagctggagtttgcgttatacagaccaAGGAGGTACAGACTAACTCGACAGAGACAGTAAATAACACTCTTTTCACAACAAACTTCAAAAGCCTTTATAATGACAGGAAAGTTCCCCTGACACTAGGGTGATCGCAAAGTAGATACTTCTGGGGGTGAACTCAAGGTGAAACCCAAGGACGGGAGGTCATGACGTTTTGACTGGCTGCTGACCTTCAACATGCACGATGGGAGCCGGTTAAAACGTGACCTTCTAccgcacctctgcttggagatcagtccCGAATTTTTTTTCACGACAGGAACACCTTGAGTGGGAAAAACTCCAACATGATTTTAACTGAAGAttaccttcctacctggccgaaagaatctactctactctactctaatcgTACGCCCCTCCTGCCCTGGCGATTCAAGGAAATTTTAAGGTGAAAGTTCAAAGGTTGAAGACCATGATTCCGGAAGTGTACGCTCAGTTTTCAGTACTCATCGATgtgcttttttctttttcccAAAAATATTAATCGATTGAAAATTATATTGTTGGTTGTCAATACTAAAACTTAAGTTCATTAGGTTAGGTTCAGACGATGTCGGATTTGTTGCAAAATCTTTGCTGATGCACACGGGCGCCTTGTATCATTCCGCCACAAGGGTCAGACTTCTACTCCCAAGAAGAGACTTGCTTTTTATATACTGGGATTTCGATTTTGTAGCTTCCTGGGGTTAAGGCAGTTTGGAGTGCAAAAAGCTGCGATGTTTGGCAAATTGCGGAACTGAAAGCTGAGAACTACTTTCTCTCATCACCCCACCAGTGCGCGCGGAGTGACACAGCTGTGTGAGGCGGCAGGGCAGGAGAAAGTGGCCTCGGCGCCTCCAAGGTTCGATTCCAGTACCTCAAGACACGACAGAGTCGCAGACTCCATGTCTTAAGGTAGGTTATCCGTGACTTGATGCCCGTCTTAAGAGTAGCTTTCTATTTGTCAGCCCTTTTCGGGCCTGAGTTCGCCTCAAGCCCATGATAAAGACCCGACCCGAAGTCGTCAGGACTGCGGTAATGTTTATCGACTACCAGGCCTGCTTCCTCGATTGGTGCGACTTTCCCAGACGCGGGCTGTTGATGTTGTCCGTGTTGAAGGGGGGTCTGCGGGCTTTTATGTGGATAAGTCTGCTGCTGAACAGCAAAAACTACGTGTTGTCATGATCAGGGGTCGAGCCCTGGCTGAGGTATCCGACTAGGGTAGGTCTGGCTGATTGGCTGGGATACCAGGCTAGTGTAGGTCTGGCAGAAGTACCAGGCTAGTGTAGGTCTGGCAGAAGTACCAGGCTAGGGTAGGTCTGGCTGGGGTACCAGGCTAGGGTAGGTCTGACTGAGGTACCAAGCTAGGGTAGGACTAACTGAGGTGCCGGGCTAGGGTAGGTCTGGCTGGGGTACCAGGCTAGTGTAGGTCTGGCAGAGCTACCAGGCTAGGGTAGGTCTGGCTGGGGTACCAGGCTAGGGTAGGTCTGGCTGGGGTACCAGGCTAGGGTAGGTCTGACTGAGGTGCCGGGCTAGGGTAGGTTTGGCTGGGGTACCAGGCTAGTGTAGGTCTGGCTGGGGTACCAGGCTAGGGTAGGTCTGACTGAGGTGCCGGGCTAGGGTAGGTTTGGCTGGGGTACCAGGCTAGTGTAGGTCTGGCTGGGGTACCAGGCTAGTGTAGGTCTGGCTGGGGTACCAGGCTAGGGTAGGTCTGACTGAGGTACCAAGCTAGGGTAGGACTAACTGAGGTGCTGGGCTAGTGTAGGTCTGGCTGGGGTACCAGGCTAGGGTAGGTCTGGCTGGGGTACCAGGCTAGGGTAGGTCTGGCTGGGGTACCAGGCTAGGGTAGGTCTGGCTGCGGTACCAGGCTAGGGTAGGTCTGGCTGGGGTACCAGGCTAGGGTAGGTCTGACTGAGGTACCAAGCTAGTGTAGGACTAACTGAGGTGCCGGGCTAGGGTAGGTCTGGCAGAGCTACCAGGCTAGGGTAGGTCTGGCTGGGGTACCAGGCTAGGGTAGGTCTGGCTGGGGTACCAGGCTAGGGTAGGTCTGGCTGCGGTACCAGGCTAGGGTAGGTCTGGCTGGGGTACCAGGCTAGGGTAGGTCTGACTGAGGTACCAAGCTAGGGTAGGACTAACTGAGGTGCCGGGCTAGGGTAGGTCTGGCTGGGGTACCAGGCTAGGGTAGGTCTGGCTGGGGTACCAGGCTAGGGTAGGTCTGGCTGGGGTACCAAGCTAGGGTAGGTCTGGCTGGGGTACCAGGCTAGGGTAGCAGGCTAGGGTATACGTAGGTCTGGCTGGGGTACCAGGCTAGGGTAGGCCTGGCTGGGGTACCAGGCTAGTGTAGGTCTGGCTGGGGTACCAGGCTAGGGTAGGTCTGGCTGGGGTACCAGGCTAGGGTAGGTCTGGCTGGGCTACCAGGCTAGGGTATACGTAGGTCTGGCTGGGGTACCAGGCTAGGGTAGCAGGCTAGGGTAGCAGGCTAGGGTAGGTTTGGATACTTTGGATGccaagggcagttatacc contains these protein-coding regions:
- the LOC136429596 gene encoding uncharacterized protein isoform X3; the encoded protein is MSKYREQVLKLVVANRLDKPWTRLQLAATPQEVQTKIEKICEMAAVMAKAVAVDDEYVAKEQERVAQLEVENRGLRELLEISTKLKVTQSGEGRREEKPPPPYVPRQMSLVGDKVLTAPAIPDSTGQPLRPIAPAVPDRTAQPLGQTAPAVPDSTAQPQGQTAPAVPDRTVQPLGQTAPAVPDSTAQPLGQTAPAVPDSTAQQLGQTAPAVPDSTAQPQGQTAPAVPDRTAQPLGQTAPAVPDSTAQQLGQTAPAVPDSTAQSQGQTSPAVPDRTAQPLGQTAPAVPDSTAQPLGQTAPAVPDRTAQPLGQTAPAVPDSTAQPQGQTAPAVPDSTAQPLGQTAPAVPDRTAQPLGQTAPALPDRTAQSLGPQHCEGPPCTGGPAGPERPPGRDGPLDTSEPSQVVEVTCDEPRSERAAGSQEGSGVKEQTSPPVVDTQELGKHEGQTGAEETRHASRLQVQETVAEGGQDTALPQVQERGAEVGQDTALPQVQERGAETSHKPAHIRVPLEAELTWLSEDESETDILESETDTVESEPDVESEPGVESEPGVESEPGVESEPDVESESGIVENKSDVVESDSKCTESELQVSERNT
- the LOC136429596 gene encoding uncharacterized protein isoform X2 — translated: MFGTLTPSVTPCRWKKESEQEETSADTMTLTIDQILLETKKLVDRLHDHDTAADGLIGQAQVLNKRIDAMKQYQEDMNELNEVARHKPRSTLILGIQQENRQIRELQQENKELRVSLQEHQAALELIMSKYREQVLKLVVANRLDKPWTRLQLAATPQEVQTKIEKICEMAAVMAKAVAVDDEYVAKEQERVAQLEVENRGLRELLEISTKLKVTQSGEGRREEKPPPPYVPRQMSLVGDKVLTAPAIPDSTGQPLRPIAPAVPDRTAQPLGQTAPAVPDSTAQPQGQTAPAVPDRTVQPLGQTAPAVPDSTAQPLGQTAPAVPDSTAQQLGQTAPAVPDSTAQPQGQTAPAVPDRTAQPLGQTAPAVPDSTAQQLGQTAPAVPDSTAQSQGQTSPAVPDRTAQPLGQTAPAVPDSTAQPLGQTAPAVPDRTAQPLGQTAPAVPDSTAQPQGQTAPAVPDSTAQPLGQTAPAVPDRTAQPLGQTAPALPDRTAQSLGPQHCEGPPCTGGPAGPERPPGRDGPLDTSEPSQVVEVTCDEPRSERAAGSQEGSGVKEQTSPPVVDTQELGKHEGQTGAEETRHASRLQVQETVAEGGQDTALPQVQERGAETSHKPAHIRVPLEAELTWLSEDESETDILESETDTVESEPDVESEPGVESEPGVESEPGVESEPDVESESGIVENKSDVVESDSKCTESELQVSERNT
- the LOC136429596 gene encoding uncharacterized protein isoform X1; translation: MFGTLTPSVTPCRWKKESEQEETSADTMTLTIDQILLETKKLVDRLHDHDTAADGLIGQAQVLNKRIDAMKQYQEDMNELNEVARHKPRSTLILGIQQENRQIRELQQENKELRVSLQEHQAALELIMSKYREQVLKLVVANRLDKPWTRLQLAATPQEVQTKIEKICEMAAVMAKAVAVDDEYVAKEQERVAQLEVENRGLRELLEISTKLKVTQSGEGRREEKPPPPYVPRQMSLVGDKVLTAPAIPDSTGQPLRPIAPAVPDRTAQPLGQTAPAVPDSTAQPQGQTAPAVPDRTVQPLGQTAPAVPDSTAQPLGQTAPAVPDSTAQQLGQTAPAVPDSTAQPQGQTAPAVPDRTAQPLGQTAPAVPDSTAQQLGQTAPAVPDSTAQSQGQTSPAVPDRTAQPLGQTAPAVPDSTAQPLGQTAPAVPDRTAQPLGQTAPAVPDSTAQPQGQTAPAVPDSTAQPLGQTAPAVPDRTAQPLGQTAPALPDRTAQSLGPQHCEGPPCTGGPAGPERPPGRDGPLDTSEPSQVVEVTCDEPRSERAAGSQEGSGVKEQTSPPVVDTQELGKHEGQTGAEETRHASRLQVQETVAEGGQDTALPQVQERGAEVGQDTALPQVQERGAETSHKPAHIRVPLEAELTWLSEDESETDILESETDTVESEPDVESEPGVESEPGVESEPGVESEPDVESESGIVENKSDVVESDSKCTESELQVSERNT